The Ricinus communis isolate WT05 ecotype wild-type chromosome 8, ASM1957865v1, whole genome shotgun sequence sequence AACTCACACACCTTATTTCCACCTTATATACATGAACTTGCTTTAGACCTTGAAGAGAATTTAATACATACAGAGAAACACACACTCCCACACACAGTCTCGAAAATCCATGGATTGGTTCTCCTGGCTCTCAAGAACTGGCCTTGAGCCTTCTCTTGTATATGAATATGGCCTTGCCTTTTCTCACAATGAGCTTGAAGAAGATGACATAGCTTATTTGAACCATGAGTTTCTTCAAAGCATGGGGATATCGATAGCCAAACATAGGCTTGAGATCCTCAAGCTTGCAAGAAAGGAGAAAGGAGCTAGCCCACATCCCATGGCGAGAGTTCTTGTGGCTATCAAGAGGACTAAGAGGAGTTTATCTAAGTATATAAGAGCATGGATTCACCGGGAAGAGAATGCTCTTGTTGTTGTCCCAAGGCCTGGTTATGCAACTAGATGGAGAGGAGCAATGTTGAAGAGGAACAAGAAGTTGATGATGGCTACGCAAGGAAGATTATTGCTTACAAATGGAAGTCCTATGCTTCTTTCAGGACCTAGATTGGATAGTTTTTCAAGTCCTATGGTGTATGATCTTAACAAGGAAGAGAAGAATATTGATGGTGATTATCATGATGATGGATATTGGTCAACTGGTGTTGAAGAGATCAGGTGGGATACTATGTTCCAGAATCTAAAACCAACTTGAATTATTCTAGTTCTtagtttcctttttctttttttagagaagaaaaaaacttataaatgtttcttttcttttttttcttgattgtgATTTCAATGGTGAGAGATGGATTTTTAGGGTTCTTCCACCAAAGAGTCTTGTTCGTGTGTTTAAGAagatatattttcattaaaattagtGGTGGCTCAGACAGAGGGCACACTTTGGCATCAAGGGTCTGTTTCAGTAATGAGATTGTCTCCCTTTGGCTTTCTGTGGtgtattctttttcttcttttttcatctTTAGCAGAAAAGAAGGCATACGCTAGTAGTATTAGTGTCTTTCTGGGGAGACTAATTGTTTTAGGTACGCAAATATTTAGTTGTATTTCATATGCTTTTCCTTTaagtagaaaaaaagaaaagagaaagaagccAACTATTGTCACTTTAATGGatcattttgatttattgGGAGTTGGAACTTCTTTATCTAATGTGTATAAAGTATGCACTGAAGCCTGGACATCATTCCCTCCCTTGATACCGGAATATTAATGAATTGGCAACAGAATCTAGAAAATAGTGACATGGAGGTAATCATCAATGCAAATAAGAATTCTAGTTGGTTGTGTGGATTTACAGAGGCAGAATTCAtgtcaatttaaataaaaatgcagGTCGAACATGCTGTCATGGCAGCCAATCTTATTGAATAGAGAATTTAATGACgagcaataataataataacaataattcaGATCGGTACAAATATATGATATTGAAATTATTCCCATATGATTTCTTATGGAAATGGCTTTAGCCATGCTAGAAAATCGGCTTCAACTTGGTAGAGGCACcggagaaagaaagaaattaggGGATTCATGTACTTTTTACAAGTACTTAATTCCAATGCTCAAGAAAACAGGAAGACACAGATTGATTTCCAGTTCTCCAACATTCTGAACGCTTAATTTCTGTCTGCAGAAAAGAAAGGATCATATATTCAACCTTGTTGCAACAACGGGGCCAGGCATTTACAAGGAATAAAGACGAGAGGCATTATCATATTTGATCTATGCAATAAAGTTTGCCAAGTTATACTAGTTTTGGCTTGATATAATACAGGAAGATACAATTTCATTGATACAAGCCAAAACATCCCTCAAGGGTGTTATGGcaatttgaatatatttatcCCCCAAATTTTTCCAGTCATCATTAGAAGTTTTACAGAACAAACCCTAATTAGCCCTACCATAGCCAAAAATTCATACTTGGGGGAGATCGAAGGTTGTAGCCAAATGCAAGCCACTTTCTTGTGTACTTTACTGCTACAAACTCCGCAAAGAGCCATGTCTCGGTTTCTATTAGTAGCTAAAAATAATTCTCATCAATGGCCGGAAGATTGTGGAAGACGAAAAGAACCCCCTGCATAAAGCATTTGGTATACTGGCCGTATTCTAACTGTCAAGATTATGCTGAGGATGGTCCCAAGTCCACATATACCAGCTAGAACCAGGAATGTCAACCTGAAGCAACCAGCCCCTATACAGGAAGAGCTTCCTTGCTTAGTAGCTTCTGCATCATATATAGAACCTGCAAGTATCCCAGAGAAAAGAAGTGCACCAACAGGATTGCCCAGCAACATGGTGGTGTAAATGATGCCAAAATGTTTCAAGCCAAAAAGCTCGGAGGCAGTTGGCACCATTACAGAATACAGAATTCCGTAGCAGACACCAATCATAGCAGTTGCAACATAGAGAATACCATCAAGAGCAAATGCAAACAGAATGAATgttatgatcatgattattagTGCAAATGTCATCCACAGTGTTCGAGGAATTGTTTTTGACCTGTAGCAACATGTTTTTACCATATCAGGCatccattaaaaaaaaagataaaaagttggatactaatatgagaaatatgGGACACATATACTGAGAGGAAATTAAAAGGCCAGAAAGAACTTGAAATTCAAATTCTAACCTAGTACATGAGGTTAAGTCAATAAGTAATTACCTGACAAAGTGTTCAGAAACAGCACCTGAACCAAGACGGCCAACAAAATTGCAAAAGCTGAAGACAGCAAGCAATAATGTTGTATCATCAAGACCAAAAGCAACCCCAATCTGAGCCAAATTATTGAGAATGGTAACTCCAGGACCAACCCCAAGAAAGTATACCACCCAAAGAAGCCAGAAATCAGCCTTAATCAAAGCCTCATGAAACTTAAAATCCTCGCCTCTCTTAggtttcctcttcttcttcactgCTCCCTCTCCCACAGCAAGAAGTATTTCCAAATCTGAAGCATAATCATTATCGTGAAAACTTCCAAGATATGCAGCTGATGAAGATGGAGTCAACAAAGGATCTGCTGGGGCAGATTCACCCTCCCTTGGAACTAGATTATCAGAAGAATTGGATGCTGGGAGACCATTCCTTGGTCTTGCAGGAAAAAGAGTCATTTTGATAGGAATTGCAAGAGGAGCCAACAGAATAATGATCATTACGCCAACTAAAATGTAGGAAACTACAGTACTTAGAGAAACCACATCACTTATTATGGTGGCTATGAGAAGATAAAGGGCAAGAACAACATTTGAAGCTTGGGtaaaaacaaaatgaacatGCTCTGAAGAGTCTTCTCCAGAAGCTGGAGTACAGGCTCGAATAAAATACATCATTGCTAAACATATAACTGGAATGCCAACAGTAAGGAATAGCAGAAGTTTTGAAGCAGACTCATCAAGCGCCATATTGTACAGCAATGTATATACTGAAGCAGAAAGCCCAACATAACCTTTAAGAATGCCAGAAACAGTGCCTCTACTGAGGGGGAAGTTTCTCATATTGGTTACAAGCACAGCTGTGCCAAACCATGCATTACTATTCGTGCCAACAACAAGCGCTAGAAACAGCTATAACAGCAAAAAATTAAGAGATGTTACAAGCATAAACATGATAAAATGGAAAATTCAACATAAACTTTGGCCAAGGCTTAATTTGCATAAACAACAATACcagtagaaataataataaataacttttcAGAAAGTTCAACAGTTAAGGTGATGCAATTCCAATTAGAAGTTCAAGATTAAAGGAATAGGCCGTAATCACTGCCTATGACAACTTACTAACATGACATGATTCTGTGGTTGAGAGTTCTGTCATATACCATATGAGATGGGGTGAGGGGATCACTTCTAAAACAAAGAATATCATACGCATGAGGACTTGAGGGAGGAGAAAGTTGATGAAAATGATGTTTCTGTGAGAACATTTTAATTCCAGTAAACTCATTTTCTCTAGTAACTGAAATTGCATTGAAATGTGAAGATATCATTTGTGATTAACCACTTACTAAAGGTTTTACCAGTGATCAAATGTTAACTTGGGCTGCTGCTAGGAACTTCTTAAAACCACAAGAATGTGACAGCAACCAAAGGCATTCATAAATGACCAAGAAAGCTGATAAATTATGCATATTCAGAGCATGAGTATTAGTACCACCTAAAATTCGGATGGTGTAGGTAGCGATTTAACATTTTAGATAGTGTAAGAACTGCTAATGATATAGTAAGACCTGATCTAATAGCATTTTCAGCAATTCTGTCTTATGGGTTCTCCAGATCAACAATTAGTACTCTGAATATCATGCAGGATAATACCTGTGGCTATTGATGCATGCTCAAGTAGGAGTCCACTTTATTATGGAAAATGTTCATAGAAAGTTTTCTGCAATTTCTCATTTGTTGCTTACCCTATTTTACTAATccttattttctctaaattattttatagtatttGAGAGAAAAATCATGTCTCAGCATAAGTGGTATTAATACAGTATTGAGCATACAGTCATGTCCTGATGCATTGGTTTCAAAAAGTAAAAGGCCATGATATAAATAGTTTGTGCCTCTTGTCAGAGAAGAAAAGTAATGTTCATGTTCAAAAAATGAAGTAACTTGTTTAAGTTGTCTACTAGTTCTGCTCCTCTGACTCGATCAGTTCTATCTGTAAGATCtttcataataaaaagtatGGTTCCACATTAAATGATGAAGAGGTAAGTATCAATTATACATTATCATAGCAATTAGTGAGAATGTAAATGTTCCTAACATTCTGGCACTTTCCGAACTTTAAAAGAGTGTTTTGATCCTCAACTATGACGATTTTCagataattattcttattcaACTCAACTAAGTTCAAACCCTGAATTAGTTGGACTCGGCCATTTCTCTAACTGGTTTAGAGCTCCTTGTCTTCAGAGATAACTTACAGTCGCTAAATCCAATCTTTTTACTACACCTTCCATGTAATCTGCAGCCTCTAGCTTCTTATCTCTACCACTTCAATGTGCTCCAACTTTTGTATCAGTGCATTTGTTGCTCTACAATGCATGTATCCAGATCATTTCAATTTCCCTTCTTTCAACATTTCCTTAATATGTGCAAGTTCTATCCTTCAGTTAATATCCGATCCGTCCTATAATTGACACAGATCTATCCTAGCATTCTCATTTGAATCAAGCAGAACATGTGCAAACATTGTTTCTTCACTGCTTAACTAGTTTATCCTTCCGCTAGGCATACTTCATCACAGGCAGTCACCCTACAACCTCTGGTTTAATATAAACCACCATTTGATTCATCAAAGTTTCAGCAACCTCCCTAATAACTGCCAATCTATTACCAAAACATTCTCACCAAAGACTTAACTAAATTCTTCGACTCTGACAACCATGAATTGAGTCCTTTGCAGACCCCCATAACATAGCTGGGGAGATGGAGTTCTCTTTCTACCTTAAACACTTAATATCAATTGGTGCTACAGCAATCCACTCACAAGCAACAGCGTCTAACATAAAGGGTGAGATATGTTCTTATAACAAAATCCACAATGAAATTTGAATTCGGGTGACCACTTGAATACCCTCATCTAATAAGGAACAACCAACAATACTGAACGAGCCATTTAACTTGATTATTAAATAGCAGGTTTCATCAAGAGAACCATAAAGCCTCAAGGTAGATTTTGCAAATACTAATACAAAACCAAATCTGCACCCACATTTCCATAAGAAAGAAGATCCAGGTAAGGCAAATAACTGAAAAACACGCTTCTGTTTATTCAAAAGACAATCACGACCACATCATGGAGATATCACTTTAACAAAGAAGATGCATTATTTATCCCGTCAATCTGATTAATGAGTTCTATAGACACCCTGGAATAAACGTCTTGTATCTGGGGCTCTCAAGACCTGCAGaatgaaattaaaagatgCAAGTTCCTgcttcaataattttaaagaggAAAATCCTAGAGCACAATAATCTATGAAACATTAAGAAAATTGCCAGGGCTGTATAACCCATATACTTAAACCGAGTTCCAGTTAAAGAAATTGCAGAAAATTCCCTACATAAACAAAGTGTTTTCCAGCATCTTAGGGTATTTGAAACTGAGTTGCATAGCTCCTTCATCAGAAGAAGAactcaaaactaaatttactTTCATTCGCCAATTTGCACTTCTATAGTTTAAGATTCTTCCAAATTAATTAAGCTACAAATTTTGATTAGACATAATGATGAACGTTGCTATTTTGATTGGGAAATCAAAGTTGGGAGGTATAAATGTGTGTCTACCGTAGGTAAATTACAGAGAGCTGCAAAGTGACCAAAATGAGTTCATCAGTTCCACACCTAATTCATCATAAGCATGCAATTGGATGATTGAATACTTTTGCAGGCAAAGCCATCTTTGCGgacaaaataacaatttaagtCCAGTAATTCATGAAGAGGATGACCTTTATAGACCGGCTCAGAAAACTAATGTAAGCACAAGACCAAAGGGCGTAGCAATTTATGCATCGTTTCTCTGATGGTCTAATTCTGCAATAAAAGAGCTCGCCCCAAACAGATTTGTCCATCAGTAATGGGGATCACATTGGTAGGAATATAGGCCGATATGTGTCCAGCTTGTGTGACACAAATTGACCTTGTGTAACCCGCACTGGATAACAGTACCCGAATCGGAGCAACATAGCTTGTGTTTCAATGACAGATAAAGCGGTCAAGCTACCTACACTTGTCTAGTTCGATTGCTTTAGGGAATATCAAACCCAGATTAGGCATCTATATCCCAGATCCTAGTTAAATGAATGGAACTTCATAGAGAATTCTTCTACAACTAGGTTATCAAATGGTTGAGCACATGGTTCACGAAAAATTAGGATTAGCAACTAACCATAGtttcaatcaataaataacGATGTTTTGTTTCATGAATTTGAGGAATAAACTGAAGCATCAAACTACAGTTTAAGAGATAAATACACAATGACATATTCCAGATCAACCAAATCCAAGTATTACCTGTTGATCAATCAACTCCATGTTGTCCCCCAATGAAATATAACCAAATGCAGGAAGCAACTATTCCaatttatatcaaatatatttagttcctcaagcaattaaacaCAACAAAACCCATAAAGCAAACAACAGAAAAGGGAAGGAGGCAAAATCCTAAATTTGGTTTGAAATCTAATACCAAATCAACAACCTAAGAAAGGGTGCCTAAAGAtgaaaacttcatttttctgcAAATTCTAACTCACTATCATCTACTTCCATGCAGTCAATTTCAATAAAAGCAATGAaagattaacaaaaaataaaaataaataaaaataaaaagttgaaTTCTTGCAAATGACTCACCAACCAGTAAGGCAAGCCAGTTACAGTCTTGCTAACAGCAAGCCAAAGAACACCATAACccaagaaacaagaaagaacACCAACAAGCAAAACAGCCCAAGGAGGGAACTTGTTGATAACAATACCAGGAATCAAACCCACATTCTCTCCGATATCATTAGCCACTCCAAGAATTGTAAGCTGCTGTTGGTTATAACCAAGCACTGATTTGAGTGCAGTTGAGTAAAGTGGGAAGTTGTAGGCATTCCCTGCACATACTTGGACCCATGCTGCTGCTGCTAATCCTACCCACGGCGGCCTACTCCCTGGTTTAAGCACTATGCTTGGCATGACCTTTTAGTGTTTCTGTAAAAGGCTACCTTCTCAGTTCTCTTTTTGCAGTTTAGTCTTGTAGTTATGAGTTGGGGCAGGACATAAATACggaaagagagagaaggaaGTGCTGTTTCAGTTCGAGACTAGAATGTAATAATAGAAATTAGAGAAAGCATTCAGATCCCGGAGTAAGAGCACTATTTTACAAGTGAAGTTGCATTTTGGTGTGCTTGTGTGCATGCACATGTATGTATGTTCGGAGTTGAAAGGTTGGTGAGTGGTTCATGGTGATGCCCCATGAAATTAAagcatttatattttaattgaccagaataaaaatgttttataaATGTATTGATGTTAAGGCAAGAGGGATGTCATCCCTGACCTCAAGTTATCAAGTTGAGCAGCAAactttatccttttttttttttttttttgagaaaagaaaagaaattattttacagATTAAGAGATGTTTCTTTTTACCATTTGAgcattaacaaaaataaaataaacaaaaaagtaaactccaaataaaaataaacatcaaAAGAAATGGAAGTGCTGGGCTTTAGCATCCTGAGAAGCAAAacaaatatgaatatataaattatatactcaaaaattatataaaaatatatatatacctgcAACTTTGCACCTACCCAACACTAGAGATAAGATTTCTctccaaacaaaaaaaataaataaataaaattagggaTAATAAGATGGTAGTGCAGATACATTATGGATTTATCTGATGGACACAGAACCTTTAGCGGCTAACATTTTAAACTGAAAAGTCCATTCAATTGAAGAGCCTAATTGGACCAGGCTTATTCTAGGCAAGCCTCAGTTTGGGCCAAGCTTTCCCCACTCACTCATACCCAAACACTCAACCCTATATAAAAGCCTTTCTTCTACTTCTGAATTTTAATACGATTAAGAATGTGGACatatagtaaaagaatatatatagaatattatgttatatttggttgaaattttaaaagaatttattttatttaaaaaaaatataaaataaaataaaaattataaagttgaaaaagatattttggtgttgtgaaatatattaatttactcatgtagaatttatttgaaaattccATCTATTtcattagaatttaatttagctataattaattctatgtAAATTTGACGAcgtaaaatactaaattaacttttactatttttaaagtatataaattttatagatcaTCCGAACATTGTAAAAAGTAGACATCAATATCATGAGATTTAGGGGTTGGGACTTCCAAGACtgtgatttatattttttcagtATTTTGGAATTTTTTTGGGCTGATAATGCAGTTATCGGTGTAAGAATTATTTTGTAGTGCAGTCAATAATTTCAATCTCAAAAAACTTATTAAGATTAATAGGAAAAAACCATGgtgatataattatttatttgcaacATAAGTGCGGGTTCAGAAAATACTGATCATACATTCATCAATGGTGTAGTGATTTCGACAATCACAAGCCTCATACTTAATTGGCATGTTGAATTCCTATTTGGGTATCTTTAGCTAAAGTTAAGAGGtggaaaaaaagataaaagaaaattctctaATAAATATTGGTGGGTAATGAGAGCTTGGATTCTTAAAGCACATGTCAGCCATTTTTTTctagaataaaagaatatcattagaataatttaatacaaatCTTTACTAAAAAGAATtgcttaaaagaaaatataatcaaacaaaatttcataaaattattttttaaaagaatgtaatcaatatatcatacgatctaataaatattaatttagattttaattctaaCTCAAGTGACAAGAGTGTTTGCTATTGAAAGTGAGAGATCTCGAGTTTGAGTCCTCTCATCtgaactaaataaatttttatttttaaattattgtatagTCCATAGCAATGTTGGCcttcttataaataaaaataaaaataaaaattttaattcactctaatatttaaatttagaattatatGGATTGCACATGTCAGGATGTCAGCAATGCTAGGATACTAAGCACAATTATATGCCCTAaggttgaaaaatatatagaaactGGGACATGCTAACAGAATTGCATTTATATGTTTCCCCTCCAGAAACAATGGTGCCTAGATTGCCCATCTCGCAATATATGCCTTTTCTTTCTGttatctataattattttcttgttctgAGTGCAACagcaattttttctttaactccAATTATTTGATGCAAATTATTCTAGACTATTCTCTCTGCCAATGGTTCGTGGTACACATTATGAtaatcttttgttctttttcatgttagtccataaataaatcaagaaaaaacaaaaactgttattattagattaatttttcaaCAGTAGATGTTTGAGTTGTAGCATGTCAGCATTTTAAATATTccttttcatttgaaaatgagTTCAAAATaacctaaaagaaaaaaaaaagactattCTCAAtcagtttttataattaattaattaatttgaattgaattggtacttttaatttaataatttcagtACTAATTGAGTTATATCCGGTTAATTATTACTATCAATTTAAGTAGTaaagcaaataataataaacattgCATTGCGAGTTAGATATAGTAATTGGTAAGCTCAATTGTCAAAAAGGGGACATAGAGATGAAGCAACAAAATTACAAAGACATTGTAGAAACAATATATTGGGACAAATATGAACGGTTGTAAAGCAGCTGGAGTTTATCCATACCCAACAATTTTGGgcagttttaattaattgaaaggGCCTTATCAAGTTTACATTGGACTTCCCAAAGTAATTTCTCAAAATCTGGACGCTTCTGAATTGTCCTAACCCAATTTTTGCAGGGCGGCATGCAGTGCTgctct is a genomic window containing:
- the LOC8283108 gene encoding uncharacterized protein LOC8283108, translating into MDWFSWLSRTGLEPSLVYEYGLAFSHNELEEDDIAYLNHEFLQSMGISIAKHRLEILKLARKEKGASPHPMARVLVAIKRTKRSLSKYIRAWIHREENALVVVPRPGYATRWRGAMLKRNKKLMMATQGRLLLTNGSPMLLSGPRLDSFSSPMVYDLNKEEKNIDGDYHDDGYWSTGVEEIRWDTMFQNLKPT
- the LOC8283107 gene encoding protein NUCLEAR FUSION DEFECTIVE 4, which translates into the protein MPSIVLKPGSRPPWVGLAAAAWVQVCAGNAYNFPLYSTALKSVLGYNQQQLTILGVANDIGENVGLIPGIVINKFPPWAVLLVGVLSCFLGYGVLWLAVSKTVTGLPYWLLFLALVVGTNSNAWFGTAVLVTNMRNFPLSRGTVSGILKGYVGLSASVYTLLYNMALDESASKLLLFLTVGIPVICLAMMYFIRACTPASGEDSSEHVHFVFTQASNVVLALYLLIATIISDVVSLSTVVSYILVGVMIIILLAPLAIPIKMTLFPARPRNGLPASNSSDNLVPREGESAPADPLLTPSSSAAYLGSFHDNDYASDLEILLAVGEGAVKKKRKPKRGEDFKFHEALIKADFWLLWVVYFLGVGPGVTILNNLAQIGVAFGLDDTTLLLAVFSFCNFVGRLGSGAVSEHFVRSKTIPRTLWMTFALIIMIITFILFAFALDGILYVATAMIGVCYGILYSVMVPTASELFGLKHFGIIYTTMLLGNPVGALLFSGILAGSIYDAEATKQGSSSCIGAGCFRLTFLVLAGICGLGTILSIILTVRIRPVYQMLYAGGSFRLPQSSGH